One window of the Glycocaulis alkaliphilus genome contains the following:
- a CDS encoding type II secretion system F family protein yields MVTQFAQWITTPANLFGLLAFFLVFATVITVSGPALGGNKLDKRIKSVANRREELRRKSREALELEARGSALRGKDTRSLFRKVVESLNLQTLLEDPNLKNKLVQAGMRGQGPVFAFYFARLIAPIVLFALSLAYLFALNDFGLPTIQRLAIVMGMTLLGYYAPGIYLSNAAQKRRDSIMRAFPDALDLLLICVEAGMSIEAAFQKVAAEVGTSSIELAEELSLTTAELAYLQDRRQAYENLAMRTNHPGVKGVSTALVQAERYGTPLGQALRVMAKENRDMRMASAEKKAAALPAKLTVPMIVFFLPVLFIVILGPAIISFQEM; encoded by the coding sequence ATGGTCACCCAGTTTGCCCAGTGGATCACGACGCCAGCCAATCTGTTTGGCCTGCTGGCCTTCTTTCTGGTGTTTGCCACGGTCATCACCGTGTCGGGCCCGGCCCTGGGCGGCAACAAGCTGGACAAGCGCATCAAGTCGGTTGCCAACCGGCGCGAGGAACTGCGCCGCAAATCACGCGAGGCGCTGGAACTTGAGGCGCGTGGCAGCGCCTTGCGCGGCAAGGATACGCGTTCCTTGTTCCGCAAGGTGGTGGAGAGCCTTAACCTCCAGACCCTTCTGGAAGACCCCAATCTCAAGAACAAGCTGGTTCAGGCAGGTATGCGCGGGCAGGGCCCGGTCTTTGCCTTCTATTTTGCCCGCCTGATCGCGCCGATTGTCCTGTTTGCCCTGTCGCTGGCCTATCTCTTCGCGCTCAACGATTTCGGCCTGCCGACCATCCAGCGTCTTGCCATTGTGATGGGCATGACCCTGCTGGGCTATTATGCGCCCGGCATCTACCTCTCCAATGCGGCGCAGAAGCGGCGCGATTCCATCATGCGCGCCTTTCCCGATGCGCTGGATCTGCTGCTCATCTGTGTGGAAGCGGGTATGTCCATCGAGGCTGCCTTCCAGAAAGTGGCCGCAGAGGTTGGCACCAGCTCGATCGAGCTGGCCGAGGAATTGTCGCTGACGACGGCGGAACTGGCTTATCTGCAGGATCGCCGGCAGGCCTACGAAAACCTTGCCATGCGCACCAACCATCCCGGCGTAAAAGGGGTGTCGACGGCGCTCGTGCAGGCCGAGCGCTACGGCACACCTTTGGGTCAGGCGCTGCGTGTTATGGCCAAGGAAAACCGCGATATGCGCATGGCGTCGGCGGAGAAAAAAGCTGCTGCCCTGCCTGCCAAGCTGACAGTGCCGATGATCGTGTTCTTCCTTCCGGTCCTGTTCATCGTCATTCTTGGCCCGGCCATCATCTCCTTCCAGGAGATGTGA